TAATGGTTTCCACTAATATTTTTTGATAATTCCAAGAAGAACAGGATTTTTCTTGTGGGCAATTAATAGGGGTAATATATACATATTTTATTTGTTTTCTTCTTTGGGTAACCGTAGTAATTTTCGTAGGAGAATTACATATTTTACACCTGACTAAACCCGAAAGACAATGGGGAGAACTGGCACTACGAGAGGGAATACGACGATGACTTTTTAATAAACGATCAATTTGTGAGGCTTCTTCTCGGGAAATAATGGGGGTGTGAGTATTAGAAATAATACAGTTATTTTTATAGGCTAAATCTCCTCGGTAAACGGGATTTTTTAACCATTGTAGGGCAGTGGAATGGGAAATTTTTTTATTATATTTTTCTTTTAAATATCTAACACTATCTCGCAGGGAAGCGTATTTTAAGTAATACTCAAAGAAGTCTTTGATGATGGGGGCGGTACTACGATTAATTATATATCCTTCTTTTCCTTTTTGATAACCATAAGGGCTTCGACCCGGTGGAGGAAGATTTTTTAAGCGATTTTTTCCATGTCCTTTTTGTAGTTTTCTTTGATAAATTATTTTTTCTATTTCTTGCCAAATGTTATGTAATTTATCTGCTTGGTTAGGATTACTAATTTTTTTAAATTGACTAGAGTTATAAGGTTGGTCTATGGCAATTATTTCTATATTTAATGATTCGATAAAGGCGATCGCCCTAAGAATATCAGCAAAACTATCACCTAATTCATGTAAACTACGAATTAAAAGATAATTAGGAGAATTATTAAGACAATCAGAAAATAATTGATTCAGAGCATCTCTACTGTCAATATCTTGATAATTTTTATCTACTTCTAAACCCCAAAAAAAAGATTCCACAAGATGATCTATAATAGAGTTAGTGTAAGTATAGGTAATAATAAAAGCCATAAGACAATCAATAATATACAACTAAAATATAACAAAAAATATATAAAATTTTACCTATTAAAAATCAATAATATTTAGTATTTATTTCCTTATTTAAAAAAGATAATGATACAAAACTTGTCTTACTCAAGGTTAAAATGAAAAATAGGAGAATATCAAAAATATTCACAACATAGAATAAAAAATATGCAGTTAGGCAACTCAAATATAACCGAAAAAACTACTTACCAAGATAATTTGAT
Above is a genomic segment from Cyanobacterium stanieri LEGE 03274 containing:
- a CDS encoding recombinase family protein, which gives rise to MAFIITYTYTNSIIDHLVESFFWGLEVDKNYQDIDSRDALNQLFSDCLNNSPNYLLIRSLHELGDSFADILRAIAFIESLNIEIIAIDQPYNSSQFKKISNPNQADKLHNIWQEIEKIIYQRKLQKGHGKNRLKNLPPPGRSPYGYQKGKEGYIINRSTAPIIKDFFEYYLKYASLRDSVRYLKEKYNKKISHSTALQWLKNPVYRGDLAYKNNCIISNTHTPIISREEASQIDRLLKSHRRIPSRSASSPHCLSGLVRCKICNSPTKITTVTQRRKQIKYVYITPINCPQEKSCSSWNYQKILVETINIICQDLPIIVNHINSPDVNIINQQIAQLIKEKKQIKNNLKSLVLNNILDKETAQIRTIKIENEISQLNNKLNSLPPNNLTDMIENLSLQQFWYDLSEQEKRFYLREFIKKIYIIPNLQYSKQYQLELDFIFT